In Brevibacillus brevis NBRC 100599, a single genomic region encodes these proteins:
- a CDS encoding DUF4062 domain-containing protein produces MRRKLQIYISSTYYDLIEERHTAVEAVLQAGHIPAGVEQFFKESPMKMRKRWIDESDVYILILGGFYGLTLPDESKSYTHWEYEYAGEAGKPRFAFVVTDEALRLKPYDFAAIEYYQKFQEFKQSVMEQIPIYYVEDVRHIKMVLRDQLPEYAARDDLYGWFSGKDVPDVQKLLEENARLKAELEKKK; encoded by the coding sequence ATGAGAAGAAAATTACAAATATACATATCGTCTACTTACTACGATCTTATTGAGGAAAGACATACCGCTGTTGAAGCCGTACTCCAAGCCGGTCATATCCCAGCTGGAGTCGAGCAATTTTTCAAGGAAAGTCCAATGAAAATGAGGAAGAGATGGATCGACGAGTCCGATGTATATATCCTGATTCTCGGAGGATTCTATGGTTTAACACTTCCTGATGAATCCAAGAGCTATACGCATTGGGAATATGAGTATGCCGGAGAAGCGGGCAAACCTAGATTTGCTTTTGTTGTCACAGATGAAGCATTAAGATTAAAGCCTTACGACTTCGCAGCAATTGAATATTATCAGAAATTTCAAGAGTTTAAGCAATCGGTCATGGAACAAATTCCTATCTACTATGTTGAAGATGTACGGCACATTAAAATGGTACTTCGTGATCAATTGCCAGAGTATGCAGCAAGAGACGATTTGTATGGCTGGTTTTCCGGCAAGGATGTCCCGGACGTTCAAAAGCTGTTGGAAGAGAATGCAAGATTAAAGGCGGAGTTGGAGAAAAAGAAATGA